In Curtobacterium sp. L6-1, a genomic segment contains:
- a CDS encoding MFS transporter yields MSAYGSLLKTPGVGRVIAAQLTARFPFGMLSLAYLLHVEHIFDSYGAAGLVLATTSVGQALAGPLTSRWMGRWGMRPVLILTSIVALLTMGVIAFFVMPLWAYVVIGFVGGLAVPPVQPAVRTIYPKMVTSKQLTPLFSLDASAQELIWVAGPVITTFVGTQIGTVEAIVVAMVFLLVGGAWFIASPELGRVRIPRSKRAFGVVMKRPAVVVATLTGLLLIGACSAVEASVTSVFGEGSPNAGIVLAVFAVGSLVGGLALGHRPISPNTLWLRMAIVFVGLALAVGNPTFWWLCIALVIAGAGIAPALAVMFGSVSATVKFSDTAEAYGWMGTGQLIGAAGGSAVAGFLIDSNGPSGGLMVGAVMAAAGVVLPLVMRSWLPDLRGRDASPIPDTEPVHLPT; encoded by the coding sequence GTGAGTGCGTACGGGTCCCTGCTGAAGACGCCCGGTGTCGGCCGGGTCATCGCCGCGCAGCTGACCGCCCGCTTCCCGTTCGGCATGCTGTCGCTGGCCTACCTGCTGCACGTCGAGCACATCTTCGACTCGTACGGCGCCGCGGGCCTCGTCCTCGCGACCACGAGCGTCGGCCAGGCCCTCGCCGGCCCGCTCACCAGCCGCTGGATGGGCCGATGGGGCATGCGGCCGGTGCTGATCCTGACCAGCATCGTGGCGCTCCTCACCATGGGCGTCATCGCCTTCTTCGTCATGCCGCTCTGGGCCTACGTCGTGATCGGCTTCGTCGGCGGCCTGGCCGTGCCGCCCGTGCAGCCGGCGGTCCGCACGATCTACCCGAAGATGGTGACGTCCAAGCAACTCACCCCGCTGTTCTCGCTCGACGCCAGCGCGCAGGAGCTCATCTGGGTGGCCGGCCCGGTCATCACGACCTTCGTCGGGACGCAGATCGGCACGGTCGAGGCGATCGTCGTCGCGATGGTGTTCCTGCTCGTCGGCGGCGCGTGGTTCATCGCCTCCCCCGAACTCGGTCGCGTCCGCATCCCCCGCTCGAAGCGCGCGTTCGGTGTCGTCATGAAACGCCCGGCGGTCGTCGTCGCAACCCTGACCGGCCTGCTGCTCATCGGCGCGTGCTCCGCCGTCGAGGCCAGCGTCACCAGCGTCTTCGGTGAGGGCAGCCCGAACGCCGGCATCGTCCTCGCCGTCTTCGCGGTGGGCTCGCTCGTCGGCGGCCTGGCGCTCGGCCACCGTCCGATCTCGCCGAACACGCTCTGGCTGCGAATGGCGATCGTGTTCGTCGGCCTCGCGCTGGCCGTCGGCAACCCGACCTTCTGGTGGCTCTGCATCGCCCTGGTCATCGCCGGCGCCGGCATCGCCCCGGCACTCGCGGTGATGTTCGGGTCCGTCTCGGCGACCGTCAAGTTCTCGGACACCGCCGAGGCCTACGGCTGGATGGGCACGGGGCAGCTCATCGGCGCCGCCGGCGGATCCGCCGTCGCCGGCTTCCTCATCGACAGCAACGGGCCGAGTGGCGGCCTGATGGTCGGGGCGGTCATGGCCGCGGCCGGCGTCGTGCTGCCGCTCGTCATGCGCAGCTGGCTGCCCGACCTGCGCGGCCGCGACGCGAGCCCCATCCCCGACACCGAGCCGGTGCACCTCCCCACCTGA
- the nrdH gene encoding glutaredoxin-like protein NrdH — translation MAVTVYTKPSCVQCTATYRALDNKGIQYEVHDVSTDEAALEHVKSLGYMQAPVVVTDDDHWSGFRPDKIATLSAELA, via the coding sequence ATGGCCGTCACCGTGTACACCAAGCCGTCCTGCGTCCAGTGCACTGCGACGTACCGCGCCCTCGACAACAAGGGCATCCAGTACGAGGTGCACGACGTCTCCACGGACGAAGCAGCGCTCGAGCACGTCAAGAGCCTCGGCTACATGCAGGCCCCCGTCGTCGTGACCGACGACGACCACTGGTCGGGCTTCCGCCCCGACAAGATCGCGACCCTCAGCGCCGAACTGGCCTGA